The following coding sequences lie in one Corticium candelabrum chromosome 10, ooCorCand1.1, whole genome shotgun sequence genomic window:
- the LOC134185326 gene encoding low-density lipoprotein receptor-related protein 1-like, translated as MGSVWVMLWFYSSVNAKLLGSQATCSTNDYACQDGTCISLSWRCDGEYDCLDNSDEMNCTCTNSQFKCPNGLCISKNWLCDGDDDCSDNSDEKCTVAPPTQSHRCQAHEFRCDSGQCIPTDWLCDTHDDCGDSSDERSGDCSGRTCSANQFTCDSGQCVFHTWKCDDEQDCEDNSDESGCLDPVSTPSPRCPGQFDCADHKLCITLKWKCDAEPDCYDSSDELNCTTCGGDGYLCSDKKCIGTYQKCDGIMDCTGGDDEQGCATLAPTQLVCKSLERKCDNKCIAKSKWCDGTPDCNDNSDEAGCVNQCTEGSHSCSRYETCINEGSGFRCDCRLGFERDSVTGLCRANLAATYCLHMTSICCMSASLEVVQVNDSHLLKKDISEPACRPMHRHGNVNQCKISGVCDHICTDTETGFKCHCYPDFELDGISACKLTGPDPYLAYIYNGVIHSMSFTAENRKVLVPSLQSPLALDYNYAEQKLYYSDNFLHKIFVANLDGSGTPTVLVEGDGMDSPDGLAYDWINRVLYWTDGHKETVEAYNFRTRQRWVLFNTSLDEPRAIIVDPLDGVGYIYFTDWGSSAKIEKATVDGDDRTALVTETVGWPNGLTLDIYRRHLYWIDAKLKHITRMNTDGSNTVTIRLLSTFHPYSLTSFDQELFWSDWDQHGIMKKGIHDHSPSFVRNNLLTSSPRGVKVVHPHRQPTLADLSPCKVDNGGCSHTCTEKNFQAECSCPEGFLRSPDKKACLTSGATACPIDYDYCYNGGTCIFGKPLSCMCNEQYNGPRCGNPVSLPCEINNGGCDQICYNGHSNVAICSCRNGYNLLSDLKTCLLSTIQCPEYCLHGQCSQDVRGPQCKCNVSYTGLRCDVLKPQTPSLSTSSVPTLMPHGVSTGSDGKTVGIAVGAVVGVVVIVAIIVVILLLLKRRKSYKEEVHFDNPVYTNNAEEVTFSKCDVTRGQQLSICS; from the exons ATGGGTAGTGTGTGGGTGATGCTGTGGTTTTATTCTAGTGTCAATGCTAAATTATTAGGCT CACAAGCTACTTGTAGCACAAACGACTATGCTTGTCAAGATGGCACGTGTATATCTTTATCTTGGCGATGTGATGGCGAGTACGACTGCCTCGATAACTCAGATGAAATGAACTGCA cGTGCACTAACAGCCAGTTTAAGTGTCCGAATGGTCTCTGTATTTCTAAGAATTGGCTAtgtgatggtgatgatgactGTTCTGACAATTCAGATGAAAAGTGTACTGTGG CACCTCCCACCCAATCTCACAGATGCCAGGCACATGAATTTCGATGTGACAGTGGACAGTGTATACCAACTGACTGGCTGTGTGACACACATGATGATTGTGGAGATAGTTCTGATGAGAGATCTGGCGATTGTT CTGGGCGTACTTGCTCGGCAAATCAGTTTACATGTGACAGTGGGCAGTGTGTATTTCATACTTGGAAATGTGATGACGAACAGGACTGTGAAGATAACAGTGATGAGAGTGGCTGTTTAG ATCCCGTTTCTACACCATCGCCACGATGCCCTGGTCAATTTGACTGTGCTGATCACAAACTGTGTATAACATTGAAGTGGAAATGTGATGCTGAACCAGATTGTTACGACTCTTCTGATGAACTTAATTGCA CTACCTGTGGTGGTGATGGCTATTTATGTTCTGACAAGAAATGTATTGGTACATACCAGAAGTGTGATGGCATTATGGATTGCACTGGAGGAGACGATGAACAGGGCTGTG CGACACTTGCACCTACACAACTTGTATGCAAGAGTTTGGAGAGGAAATGTGATAACAAGTGTATTGCTAAGAGTAAATGGTGCGATGGTACGCCAGACTGTaatgataacagtgatgaagCTGGTTGTG TGAACCAGTGCACTGAAGGTTCTCATAGTTGCTCTCGATATGAAACTTGCATTAACGAAGGAAGTGGATTTAGGTGTGACTGCAGATTGGGATTTGAACGAGATAGTGTAACAGGGTTGTGCAGAG CAAATTTAGCAGCAACTTACTGTTTGCATATGACATCAATTTGCTGTATGAGTGCAAGCTTGGAAGTTGTTCAAGTGAATGACTCTCACTTGCTGAAGAA AGACATAAGTGAACCAGCTTGCAGACCGATGCATAGACATGGCA aTGTTAATCAGTGTAAGATATCTGGTGTGTGCGACCATATCTGTACTGACACGGAGACGGGCTTCAAGTGTCACTGCTACCCTGACTTTGAACTTGATGGCATATCGGCATGCAAACTAACTGGGCCTGATCCTTATCTTGCCTACATATACAATGGTGTTATTCACAGCATGAGCTTTACAGCAGAAAACAGAAAGGTTCTTGTGCCTTCATTGCAAAGTCCTCTGGCATTGGATTACAATTATGCTGAACAGAAACTCTACTATTCTGATAATTTCTTGCATAAGATTTTTGTTGCAAATTTGGATGGCAGTGGGACACCAACAGTTTTGGTGGAAGGTGACGGCATGGATTCACCTGATGGACTAGCTTATGACTGGATCAATCGCGTTTTGTATTGGACTGATGGACACAAAGAAACAGTCGAAGCTTACAATTTCAGGACAAGACAACGATGGGTTCTCTTCAATACAAGTTTGGATGAACCAAGGGCAATTATTGTTGATCCATTAGATGGGGTTGGGTATATTTATTTTACTGATTGGGGTTCTTCTGCTAAGATAGAGAAGGCAACAGTCGATGGTGATGATCGAACTGCTCTTGTCACTGAAACTGTGGGTTGGCCAAATGGCCTGACTCTAGACATATATCGACGTCATCTCTATTGGATTGATGCTAAGCTCAAGCATATAACGCGAATGAATACAGACGGTAGCAATACTGTTACTATAAGATTGTTGTCAACATTTCATCCTTACTCGTTGACTTCGTTTGACCAAGAACTTTTTTGGTCGGATTGGGACCAACATGGCATTATGAAGAAAGGAATTCATGATCATTCTCCTAGTTTTGTGAGAAACAATCTGTTGACAAGTTCTCCTCGTGGTGTTAAAGTTGTTCATCCTCATCGACAACCCACCCTGGCAGATCTCTCACCATGCAAGGTTGATAACGGAGGGTGCAGTCACACGTGTACGGAGAAGAATTTTCAGGCTGAGTGTAGCTGTCCAGAAGGGTTTCTGCGGTCTCCAGATAAGAAAGCTTGTCTCACGTCTGGTGCTACAGCATGTCCCATTGATTATGATTACTGTTACAATGGTGGAACTTGTATTTTTGGCAAACCTTTGTCGTGCAT GTGCAATGAGCAATATAATGGACCTCGCTGTGGGAATCCAG TTTCTCTACCTTGTGAAATCAACAACGGCGGCTGTGACCAAATTTGTTATAATGGACATTCTAATGTTGCTATCTGCAGCTGTCGTAATGGCTACAACCTTTTGTCTGATTTGAAAACCTGTTTACTGTCAACCATTCAATGCCCCGAGTACTGTCTCCATGGACAGTGCTCTCAGGATGTCAGAGGACCTCAGTGCAA ATGTAATGTCAGTTACACTGGCTTAAGATGTGATGTTCTCAAACCACAAACACCCAGTCTCAGCACCAGTTCTGTGCCCACTTTGATGCCTCATGGTGTTAGCACTGGCAGT GATGGCAAGACAGTGGGTATTGCTGTTGGTGCTGTAGTCGGTGTGGTGGTGATTGTAGCTATCATTGTTGTCATCTTGCTGCTTCTAAAGAGAAGAAAGTC ATACAAGGAAGAGGTGCACTTTGACAATCCGGTGTACACTAATAACGCCGAAGAG GTGACGTTTTCCAAATGTGATGTGACAAGAGGACAACAACTCAGCATATGCAGCT GA